The following are from one region of the Salmo trutta chromosome 20, fSalTru1.1, whole genome shotgun sequence genome:
- the LOC115155703 gene encoding guanylate-binding protein 1-like — translation MSGQTVPMKEPVCLIENDSDGKLRVVRSALDILDQIDQHVVVVSVVGLYRTGKSYLMNKLAGERKGFALGATIQSKTKGIWM, via the exons ATGTCAGGCCAGACAGTACCCATGAAGGAACCAGTATGTCTGATAGAGAACGACAGTGATGGGAAGCTGCGTGTGGTCCGCAGTGCACTGGACATCCTGGACCAGATTGACCAGCATGTGGTAGTGGTGTCGGTGGTCGGGCTGTACCGCACCGGCAAGTCCTACCTCATGAACAAGCTGGCTGGGGAGAGGAAAG GTTTTGCCCTGGGAGCCACCATCCAGTCCAAAACTAAGGGCATCTGGATGTAG